The nucleotide window GATGATTGTAATTTTGAAAACCATGTATCTCACGCCTAGATTGTTATATGTTGACGCAACAGTAAGTTGCTCCATTACACATTACATGATCATCATCGATTAGAAGTTGTAGAAAAGCTTTTCAgtaatattttatgatattttgcttTACGTGTACAAAGGGTTTCTCTCAATTTATTTATGCATCGAAAAGGAATTGTTTTAGCTAGGCTAGGAGAAGGCTGGGCCTGGACCGGGCTAAACCGGGTTCTTTTTTTATGGTGCAGGGTTACTATATACCAAGTTGGGCCGGACTGGGCCTGGACCGTCCATTCTTTCACATCACCAGGACACACCATAAAGACCGCATCTCTTCGGCTTCTGCCACGCTTCAGAACCGTTGTCATGTGGCGTTCAGAGCAAGGCAACAACCACCATGGAAGCACTAACAACAGGGTggcgtcctcctcctcttcctcctcatcgtcATCAAGATCCTCACCTTCGTCGACCACCTCCAGTCTCCTCCCACAGGCACCAAAGAGGAGGACCATGGAGGAGGTTTGGAAGGACATCGGTCTCCGCAGCCTCCACCACCAGGAAAGGCTCCTCACACCTCTGAACCACCAGCGCCACTCTCCCACCGCCTCACCCTCCTTCAGGGCCATCATCCTTCAGGACTTCCTTGCAGGACCCATGAATAGGCCTCATGCCGCCGCCAAGAACTTGCCGCTGCCGCCCTCCACCATGCCCCCTACTGCCCTCAGCTTGAGCCCTCGTCTGGAAATCCAGCTCATGGGGTCCGATGCCCATGGCAACTCCAACTCCAGCTCCAACGGCTGCCGCGCCTCCTTCATCTCCCCTGCTTTCTCCGACAACATGGTCCGCCCGCCCTCGCCCATCGGCCTCTTCTCCTTCTGCTCCAAGGAGGCGATGTCGGAGGACCCCGCTGCTTGCGGCGACCTCCGGCACAAGCGCATGATCAAGAACCGGGAGTCCGCTGCCCGATCGCGCGCGAGGAAACAGGCATCTCCTCCAATCCTTCTCTCCGTTTGCTTAAAATGTCTTGGCTCCTGGCTTCTCACTGTACCACGAGCTTTCCAACTTGATCACAGGCTTATATCAATGAGCTGGAGCTGGAGGTTGCTCGACTGTTGGAGGAGCAATCCAGCCTACAGAAAGAACTCGACGAGgtgatacatatataaatatattttattatatatatatatatatatatatatatatatatatatatatatatacattgtatCAATCGTTCCAGGTCAGTTCTGTCATTCTCGTGTGGAGGGAATACGGTAAGATTTATGTTCTCTTTTGCTGGATTCGTGGGCAGCTACGTCTGGCAATGGCTGGCAAGCATTCCAAAAGGAACACACTCCGGAGGAGCTCAACTGCACCATTTTGAGAAAGGAGAACAACATCTCACCGCATGCGGGCAGGCTATAACGGAGATCCTCGAACCACTCATGTAGCTcccctctctctatctcttcccTGCCCCCCTTCTTCTGCACAAAATTCAATGATGTTGTATCAAAGGAGAATGGTGTGCAGAAATGGTATACGTATACCTCCTGTAGGGAACCCCACTCTTTTCTTCACAGTGTACATTAGTATACTCCGTATGCATCGCTGCTTTTGTAAACAGTGTAAACATCTATATGAGGATGGGAATGATAAAAGAAAGCGTCATGGTGCGAGATGATTGATTCGTACGCAACGGATGGCACCGGTCTAGGGTTTGGGTAAGCCGCTCCAGTTTCAGCGGGGAGGAGAGGGGAGACTGTCCGATGCCCGGACAAAAGCCCACGACAGTGCATGCACCGATGGGACGTCACCTCCATCGTGGGACTGTTAAAGGCCATCATCACCAACGTGGGTCCTGCCTTTGTCCTTGGATTCCCCTCCATTGGCTACTTCCACCGTCCACCGGTGTGAAACGATGGACGCCGTTCCCGGTTTCGCAACTTGGATGTCCTCCGACTACAGCGATGACGTTGCAATGATTTTAATGAATTCCTGTTTATTAGAAAAACTAAAATTTAAATGATGATATTATATTATCGTAtgtaataaatatattaattaatttaatagaGAAAAAATTTTGATCACTCGTTCAACCTCATCGTGGTAGGTTCGTCGTATTTGTCAAGATCAAGT belongs to Musa acuminata AAA Group cultivar baxijiao chromosome BXJ3-5, Cavendish_Baxijiao_AAA, whole genome shotgun sequence and includes:
- the LOC103984576 gene encoding bZIP transcription factor 27 yields the protein MWRSEQGNNHHGSTNNRVASSSSSSSSSSRSSPSSTTSSLLPQAPKRRTMEEVWKDIGLRSLHHQERLLTPLNHQRHSPTASPSFRAIILQDFLAGPMNRPHAAAKNLPLPPSTMPPTALSLSPRLEIQLMGSDAHGNSNSSSNGCRASFISPAFSDNMVRPPSPIGLFSFCSKEAMSEDPAACGDLRHKRMIKNRESAARSRARKQASPPILLSVCLKCLGSWLLTVPRAFQLDHRLISMSWSWRLLDCWRSNPAYRKNSTR